Proteins encoded together in one Ptiloglossa arizonensis isolate GNS036 chromosome 9, iyPtiAriz1_principal, whole genome shotgun sequence window:
- the Cpr18 gene encoding cuticular protein 18 — protein MNGLIIALCAIAAVASAVSPVSVDVPIPILRQSGEGPNPDGSYTYNYETANGIQAQEVGYLKYAGSTAEAQEAQGSYSYTAPNGEVVQVSYVANENGFQPQGSHIPTIPSHIVRALEHIAAHPEENNVSVQ, from the exons atgaacggattg ATAATCGCCCTGTGTGCCATTGCTGCCGTAGCATCCGCAGTCTCTCCGGTTTCCGTGGATGTCCCAATTCCAATTCTGAGACAGAGTGGGGAGGGTCCCAATCCCGATGGAAGTTACACTTACAACTACGAGACAGCTAACGGCATCCAGGCCCAGGAAGTTGGCTATCTGAAGTACGCTGGCTCCACCGCAGAGGCTCAGGAAGCTCAAGGCAGCTACAGCTACACAGCACCTAACGGCGAGGTCGTTCAAGTCTCTTACGTTGCTAACGAGAACGGATTCCAACCCCAAGGTAGCCacatcccaaccattccgtctCATATTGTCAGGGCTCTCGAACACATCGCTGCTCATCCCGAGGAGAACAACGTCTCTGTTCAATGA
- the Cpr17 gene encoding cuticular protein 17 isoform X2 has translation MRALVFLTLVAAVHCQEYFRQPEKVVAENRDLGDNRGHYSFNYETEGGIVQTETGSRKYPGTSSETQLIQGSVQYNAPDGTPIAISWTADEFGAQVAGTHVPTPPPIPPAIQRALEWLAKQPSTPEPEEASKDSPSQQNTVPTNNNRQFKPLRPNQRN, from the exons ATGCGTGCCCTG GTTTTCCTTACACTCGTCGCAGCCGTCCACTGTCAGGAATACTTCCGTCAGCCTGAAAAGGTCGTAGCCGAAAACCGAGACTTGGGTGACAATCGTGGTCACTATTCGTTCAACTACGAAACCGAGGGCGGTATTGTACAGACTGAGACCGGAAGCCGTAAATACCCTGGCACGTCATCGGAGACCCAATTGATTCAAGGATCTGTGCAATACAATGCTCCTGACGGCACGCCGATCGCGATCAGCTGGACCGCCGACGAATTTGGTGCTCAAGTAGCGGGCACCCATGTACCAACACCACCTCCGATACCACCAGCCATTCAGAGAGCTCTCGAGTGGCTCGCGAAACAACCCTCGACTCCTGAACCCGAGGAAGCATCCAAAGATTCACCCAGTCAACAGAACACCGTACCAACGAATAATAACCGACAGTTCAAACCTCTACGGCCGAACCAACGAAACTGA
- the Cpr17 gene encoding cuticular protein 17 isoform X1 codes for MIVERFNGSNSLGLRDEGTRVPVERRRSRVTELSTCQIEEDPDRIDCIPMKSPRPIDVPRADDRVTQQSTWYPDVRIKGLVLNACFVKNDGRDLVDPCIVRARRKGEGTTTHMVITQYRGYVSEDGACTGRENPQVPRVAASGEIALKSGAMQGAERTIAHLSFFSLFPFLFNGGVDRSWLDVL; via the exons AtgatcgtcgaacgatttaACGGATCGAACTCGCTCGGGCTACGAGATGAAGGTACGCGTGTACCAGTCGAACGACGAAGATCACGTGTTACCGAGCTAAGTACCTGTCAGATCGAAGAGGACCCCGACCGGATCGATTGCATTCCAATGAAGTCACCGAGACCCATCGATGTACCGAGGGCTGATGACAGGGTCACGCAACAATCCACGTGGTACCCTGACGTTC GCATCAAAGGGCTCGTGTTAAATGCTTGTTTCGTCAAAAATGATGGTAGAGATCTCGTCGATCCTTGTATTGTCCGGGCTCGCCGAAAAGGAGAAGGCACCACTACCCACATGGTGATTACGCAATACCGGGGTTACGTAAGTGAAGACGGTGCTTGTACGGGACGAGAAAATCCGCAAGTTCCTCGCGTCGCGGCGAGCGGTGAAATCGCCTTAAAAAGCGGCGCGATGCAGGGAGCCGAGCGAACAATCGCGCATCTTTCCTTCTTCTCATTGTTCCCGTTTTTGTTCAACGGGGGTGTGGATCGTTCGTGGTTAGATGTACTCTAG